AGGCTTATGACCGTACTACCTGGCAACCTTTTATCCGTGAACTTTTTGGTAGTGGTACATACTACACAAATCCTGAACCGGTTTTTTTACCTGCAAATGAACTTGCCGATAAAGCTGTTGAACTAGGTTCCTTTATGACTACCGACAACCGGCAGATTGGCTTGTTTGAAGTTCAGCTAAAAGTCGGTGTTCGCATTGAAGGTAGGCGGGTTGGCCTACGGCAGTTACTCAAATCAATGTATAAGCTGGTAGATGGGGCGCTGGTCGTCTTTATATGTGATGACGGTACATGGCGGTTTTCCTATGTCTCCGAAATATTTACTTACGACGCCAGCGGTAATCAGCAAGAGCTTAAAACGGAACCTAAACGATTTACGTATGCACTAGGTCGTGGTAAAAATACGCGTACTGCCGCCGACCGATTTTACGAATTAGCCCAACGGCGGGCTACAGGTGTTCTGCTTGATGACTTGCGCCGAGCTTTTTCAGTCGAGACGCTGACAAAAGAGTTTTACCGAGAATTGTCAGACTGGTACTTTTGGGCTCTGCAACACGTACGTTTTCCTGAAGACGCAGAAACGAATACTGATATACGTAATGCAACTAATACCATCCGGCTAATTACTCGGTTAATATTTGTTTGGTTTCTCAAGCAAAAAAAGCAAAATGGGGGCTTAATCCCAGATGACTTGTTTGACCGTGATGTCATTGCCAAACTGATTAAAGGGTTTCGGCCTGATAAGGATACACTATTTACGTCTACAGGTGAAGGGGATAAAACGGGCAGTACCTATTATAAAGCCATTCTACAAAATCTATTCTTTGCTACCTTAAACACAGAGATGACGGGCGACAACCGCAAGTTCATCAGCCGTCAATATGGTGTACAGGAGTTTTACCGCTATGAGCGTTACTTTCAGGATGTAGAACGTTTTTTGGAGTTGACCCAACCCGTACCATTTTTGAACGGTGGCTTGTTCGAGAATCTTGACCGGAACGTGGGTGAGCCAAATGAGATACGTATCGACTGCTTCTCTAACAAACGCGACAATGAAGAGCGATTGGCCGTACCGGATTTTCTCTTTTTCGGCGAAGATGTCGTTGACTTAAGTAGTATCTACGATGATAAAAAGCGCAAAGCCGTGCGTGTCCGGGGTTTAATTCGCATCCTGAATAGTTACAATTTTACCATTGAGGAAAATACACCAACTGAAATTGAAGTAGCACTTGATCCTGAACTGCTAGGTAAAGTATTCGAAAACCTGTTGGCCAGTTACAACCCTGAAACTCGGACTACCGCCCGCAAACAGACCGGCTCATTCTATACGCCACGCGAAGTAGTTGAGTACATGGTTGACGAGGGGCTAAAAGTTCAATTGGCTCGCAAGTTGACACAGGCAGGGCCGTTGGCATACGCTGAACCAGGTAGCAAGCAAACCCAATTATTTGGTAATGAAGTCAAACGTGGTCAGCTTTCCATGGTGGCAGAGGTGGCTACAGCTGTGGTTATGGATGAAACTGAAGCCATTGAACAGTTAACGGAATTATTCCGGTACGACTCAGAGGCCAATCCATTTGATTCCGAAACATCACGTGTACTGACCGAGACACTGTGCGCCTGCCGAATTTTCGATCTAGCATGTGGCTCTGGAGCGTTTCCGATGGGAGTTTTGCAACGTATGGTGCATCTACTCAGAAAGCTAGATCCGCAAAACGATTATCTAAGGGAGCTGCAACTTCGTCCAGTTATGAAGGAGATCGAGCAGGCTATACGTAAAGGGGGAGGGGGGCCAGTTGCAGACTTACAAAGCCAAGTTCAGGATATCATTCGTACGTTTAATGAAAATACAGATGATTATGGCCGTAAGCTATTCTTAATTGAAAACTGCTTGTACGGAGCGGATATTCAGCCCATCGCCGTACAAATCTGTAAGCTAAGGTTTTTCATATCATTAGTAGTTGAGCAACAACCTGATGCAGCTAAACCTAATTTAGGTATTCGGCCATTACCTAATCTGGAAACAAAATTTGTGGCGGCTAATACACTAATTGGTCTGGAGAGACAGGGGGGATTGATTCGTGATCTGCGAGTGGAAGCACTCGAAAAAGATTTAGAAGATGTGCGCCATAAGCACTTTCGTGCTCGATCGGCTGTGACCAAGAAGAAGTATCGTGACCAGGATAACGAGCTTCGTAATCAGATCGCTGATTTACTAAAAGCGAGCGGTTGGAAAACGGCCACTGCGGATCAAATTGCCGCTTGGAACCCCTATGATCAAAATACTCATGCCAGTTTCTTCGACGCTGAATGGATGTTTGGTATTACAGATGGATTTGATCTGGTGATAGGAAACCCACCTTACGTGCAGTTACAGAAGTTAGGTAAGGTGACTGATCAACTTCAGAAACAAGGCTACCAAACGTTTGTGCGTACTGGTGATTTATACTGCCTATTTTATGAAGCAGGCATGAATGCGCTCCGAAAAAATGGCGTATTATCATTCATTACATCGAACAAGTGGATGAAAGCAGGCTATGGCCAGGCGTTACGCAAATTCCTTACCGATAAGTGCAACCCTCTCAAGTTAATCGACTTTGGCGGCTACCAGGTGTTTGATGCAACGGTTGATACAAATATTTTAATTATTGAAAAAGCTCCATATCAAAAGCAAACGTATGGAACAGTCATTACACGGGACTTTGAGAAACTAGCCAATATCAGCGTTTTCTTTCAGCTTAATTCACAATTGATCCCCCTTGGCTCGCCTGAGGTTGGCTGGGTTATTCTATCACCTGCTGAAACGCGCATCAAACGCAAGATTGAAGAAGTCGGTAAGCCGCTAAAAGAATGGGATGTTAACATCTACCGTGGTATACTCACCGGATACAATGATGCTTTTATCATTAACGGGAATATCAAAGACCAGCTATTACAAAAATGTCCAGAAGCTGCTGAAATAATACGTCCGGTTCTGCGAGGCCGGGATATTAAAAGATATAAAGCCAATTTTGAGGATTTATGGCTTCTTTATATACCTTGGCATTTTCCAATACAAAATGATGAGTCAATCAATGGTAATTCGTTAGTTGCAGAGCAGCAATTCAAGCTTCACTATCCAGCGGTTTATGAACATTTATCGAGATACAAAAAGCAATTACTAGAGAGAAATCCTGCCGAAACATGTATACGTTATGAGTGGTATGCAATGCAACGGTTTGGTGCAAATTATGTTGAAGATTTTTCCAAACGGAAGATAATATGGGGTAATCTGAACGTTGAAGCCACCTTCAGTTTAGACGAACTAGGAAGTTATATACTAGCCCCTTGTAATTTGTTGACATCTAAGAACCAAGATATTGAATATCTGCTCATTTTGTTAAACTCACCAGTCACGACTTATTTCATGAAAAATCAAGGATATAGCCGTGAGGGAGGATACGTCGAGTACAAACGGATTTTTCTTGAGCAACTACCTATTCCAGTTGCAGATTTACAAACGCTAAAACTGTGTAGAGATCTAGCGTCAAGTTTAAGTATGGTAACATTGAGTAAAAGTCTGACTGATGAAATTGAGCAAGAAGCTGCTGAGATCGCCATTAAAAAATATGGACTTACACTAGATGAAAAGAGCTATTTATTCAAAGTGGCCAAGAAGATTTAACTACAGTAACTTCTTCTTTAGAAAGATCATACATATCGTAAAAAATCAGGTCCAATTCGTTTTCTAGCTCTGCTGTGTTCAAATTCTCCTCTTTACGAGCAAGAATCTGATCAACATAAGCACAGAATTCTTTTTCAAGTGTTTCGGACGGCTTTATTACTTTAATCTGCTCAAAAAAGACTTTTCGTAGCTCACGTCTGTCTTCCCCAAGATCTGGAAAGCTTGTTTTGTAAACAGATTTAAAAAGTGTCGAATTAAAGAAGGCAACAAGATATTTTAAATGTGTACCAACCATGAAAAACGTTTTATTATTCAGATAGTAGCCGCTATCGTCATAGACAAAAGGGAGAAACTTTGTAATTTCTGGATATATAATCTTAGGCTTCTCTAAATCTAGTAGATAGGCGCAATTACGTAAATTAGTCCAATGACTACCCTGATCTTCACGTGTCTCAATCAATGGTTTAAATTTTTGCTGATTCAAGTACTCGAAAATAGCTGGGTAATCTCTTTCAACATTAATCCTATCAAGCTTTAAACTACGCTGGCCATTGTGAGTATTTATAAGCCATAAATCCTCAAAATTGGCTTTATATCTTTTAATATCCCGGCCTCGCAGAACCGGACGTATTAACTCAGCAGAATTTGCATCTCTTCTTATCAACTCGTCCTTAGTTTGGCCACTAATGATGAAAGCATCATTAAACCCCGTTTTGATGCCATAGTTAATTTGTATATCCCATTCTTTCAGAGGTCTCCCTGATTCTTCTATCTTCCACTTAATCCGTGTCTCAGCCGGAGACAAAATTACCCAACCGGTTTCTGAATTTGTAAACGCAGTTGGTTGCCCATTAAGCTGAAAGAAAACGCTAACCCGACAAACGGCTCAAGAATTGCATACATAAACTATGACACACTATAAATTCAACAATTTATGCATAACTAAAGGGAATCTACAGATTGAACACTGTTTATATTGGAAAGAATCTATATTCAGTTTTTCTTAACATTCCCTACGATGCTATTTGCCTATATCCGCGTTAGTACAGACCGCCAAAACACCGAAAACCAACGCTTTGAGTTGGAACGTTTCTCTAAAGAACGAAACTGGATCGTTGACACCTGGACCGAAGAAACGGTAAGCTCAACCGAGAAACTAGAGAGTCGAAAGCTGTTCGGCCTATTGAACTACCTGCGCAGAGGAGATATCCTAATCGTCACCGAGTTGTCCCGCCTTGGTCGTAACCTCATGCAGATCATGAACATCCTGCATCATTGCATGGAGAAAGAAATCCTGATCTATACTGCCAAGGAACGCTACGAATTAGGTAATAACATCAACTCAAAAGTCCTCGCCTTCGCTTTTGGTCTTTCAGCCGAGATTGAGCGCAATCTAATCTCCCAGCGTACCAAAGAAGCCCTTGCTCGTCGAAAGGCGGAAGGGAAGATATTGGGCCGTCCTAAAGGTAAAAAGTCAAAAACGCAGAAATTGACGGGCAAGGAAGAGGAAATAAAAAAACTGCTAGAAAAGCGAATATCCGTATGCGGTATTAGTCGAATTTTAGGTGTACATCGTATGACGTTGAGTGCTTATATTAAAACGCATAAGATAAAAGCAGCATAATTGTAGAAATGCAATCAAGCTTCAAAAGCCACTAAAGATTTAAACTCTTAAATCATTGACCTCTCCTTTTATCAGCACATTGACGCAACCTGGTTTGCTAAATGTTCTCAATACTGCCCGGCAACAACTTATATATGCTGCACCCGGTATTTCAACCGATATTGCAAAGGTGTTGGTTACCTTAAGAAACCAAGGTATTAAAGTGAAAGTCATTATTGATCCTGCTGAGGAATCGTTCCGAAACAGCTATGGAGAATTAAAGGCGATACAAATAATCCAGCAGGGGAACTGTGAAGTTTTGGAAGTTCCTGGAAACAGAGTCTCTTTTGTCCTCGTCGACAATGCCGGCTACTTACTGTTTAACCAGAGCTTAGCACTCGAAGAGCAGGGACCAGGCACGAATGCTGTTCAACTGAATTCAGTCCAGCAACAACAACTCTTGCTGCATTTCTTCCCACCTCGCAACGTGTTCGAGGCTACCCAGCGCATTCGGGACCTACAGCAGGCCGTCCAGAATGCGCCGATTGACATCAATCAGCTTACGACGGAAGTGGACACTCGTATTGGGGAATCGGTGGCCTGTCCACTTAACTCAGTAATTTTTAAAGAGGTGGAGAAGAACTTGACAGATAACCCACCCGTACACCCCGACCGTCGACGGCAGATTATGATCTATACGTCAAAATTTCAGTTTGTTGAGCTGGAGTTCAAAGGCGCTAATCTCACTTATAAGCGTGTGGATATACCCAAAGACGTGCTGCCGGTCCGGGATAAGCGGCTGAAAGATGCGTTGGAAACAAAGTTGAAGATTTTGGAAACGCAAGATAATCTGCCCAAATCATGGCTAACGCTTAAGGACAACGTAGAGAAGACCCGTGAAGAATTTTTAGTCAAGATTATTACGGCTAACAAGAATGTATTAAATCTTAGCCGAAAGAAAGCGTTTACTGAAGCGATTGTTGCACTAGAACAAACCGTTGCTAGTGCTAAGCAGGAGTTAGCCAGCTTTCTTATGGCCGAAATTAAACAGACCAAAAATCGCTTTGTACAAACACTCCTGAACTTTTTTACTGATAATCCGCCCGATGAATTGCGTTTGTTTGTCGATGATGTAAACTACCTGACGTATTTAAAAGATTACGCTGAAGACATCATCCGAAAGATTAACTTTCCCAAGCCAGCTGCGGAAATGGAAAAAATTACCTTCTCCGTGCGCTATTACGATGTGACCTGGGAGGATTTGAACAGTGAACAGTTTTTGAAGGAACTAAATACTAAAGGACTTATCACAGATCAAGACTTTACACAGCTACGCGAAACAGAGCAAGTCTTTAAGAGCAGAAAATGATTAGATTCCCATGATAAATTAGCATCTATGTTTGGAACCAAACCTATTAAAAATAAAATATTTAGCCTCAACGACATCTTCATTTAAATGGCCACGCTTGACAACCTTTCTAAAAACTATTCAACACTGATTCAGGAAATAGAGTCAGGACAAATTAAGATTCCACAGTTTCAACGAAACTTCGTCTGGGAAAAAAGACAATCAGCGCAATTGTTAGATAGTATGTTGAAAGGTTACCCAATAGGAACATTTATTTTCTGGCGTACTGATGAAGAATTACGAGCAGTTCGTAACGTTGGTAACATCCCCCTACCAATGCAAGGGAAAAACGAGTATGTTAATTATGTGCTTGATGGTCAACAGCGTATTACGTCTTTCTTCGCTGCTATTAAGGGAACACAAATTGTACGGGATGAAAAACGGCTGGACGACTTTTCCAGTATTTATGTTGATCTGACGGCAGAAGCAGATAAAGAGATTGTCACCATTGATTTAACGGATCGTAACCCATCTTTCTGTATAAAGGTTAACGAATTGATGACTGGCGATTTCACATTGCTGTTACAAAGGATGACACAAATGTCACCTGAATTGCACCCAAAAGTAAATGAGTACCGGAATCTCCTAACTGGCTACCAATTTAATATTATTCTGCTTAAGAACGCGTCAATCTCGGTAGCAACAGAGGTTTTTACCCGCTTGAATGTAGGGGGTAAAGCGTTGTCATTATTCGAAATTATGGTGGCTAAGACATATTTGGCACCTGATTTGGCCTATCCGAGCACGGTTGGCTTCGATCTGGCAGTTCAATACGAACAATTACTCGCCGAACTTCGCCCAGCTCAGTATGACACATTGGCTCCTGCGACTGTATTGCAGGCTGTTTCCATGTTGGCTGTTAAAGGATGTACCAGAAAACAGATTTTGGAAATTGACAAGCATAAGTTTATTGAAACATGGCCACGAATGGTAAGAAGTCTTAAACTATCAGTGGACTTTTTGCGTGATTACGGTGTAACCGTATCTGAATTACTGCCTTATAATGCTTTATTGGTGCCGCTTTGTTACTTTTTTGATCGTCATCCAATGCGTCCAGATGGTGAAATGCTCAGGCGTATCGAAGACTATTTCTGGCGTTGCTCCTTAGGTACGCGCTACTCATCAGCGGTCGAAAACAAACTCCTCAGCGACGTAGAAAAGATCGATAAAATTCTAGTTAATGAGCAGCCACGTTATGAATGGTCGGTTGATATTTCTCCCGATGCGATCACTCGGGATGGTTGGTTTAGTGCAAGCCGCAGTTATATAAAAGCTATTTTGTGCCTATTGGCAAAACAACATCCACGTTCGTTTAAGACAAATTTGGAGGTTCGGATTGATAATGCCTGGCTTAGTAAATCGACTTCCAAAAACTATCACCATTTTTTCCCAAAAGCTTTTCTACATAAAAACACCCCAGAGTTTGATGCATGGCGGGCTAACCATATAGCAAACATTACCATTGTAGATGATTATTTAAATAAGAATGATATACGCACGAAAGCACCTGCAGGGTACATAGCTGATTTCAGTACTGCCAACGCGTATATGAACCAGACATTAGAAACCCATCTAATTGGTAATCAAGAAGAATTTGGAATAACTGATAATGATTATGAACGATTTTTTGCCGCTCGCGTCCAGAGGATATCCAACTGTCTAAATGCGCTGCTTATTCAACAAACAACAGACAATCAAATTCAGGTTGAAGCATTAGAGGAAGATGAGGAAATTGAAACGTTGGAAGATTAGGTATTATAACTCAGCTTTCATTATACAAAATAGCTTATTCTAAGAACTATAACCTCAGGCCTTCTGGCAAAAAGCATCTAGCTGTATGTCAAATTGTTTAGGTTGGCATGAATTGAATATAACTTATTAGTTACATTGAAATGCTAAAAAAAACGTTCAAAAAAGTCTTCAATTAAGTAAAAATCATGAACTACATAAATGAACGGTTTTTCTGGACGCAAAAAGGGCCGTTTCAAGCCACTTCCCTCCTCCCCGACCACCGTTCAGAAAAACGTCCGTGACTGTTGCACAATGCTAATAGCCTAGTATTGAGATAGATGCCTATCTTGGCGTATGGTAGGCAAAAAACAAACCGCTCCCCAACAAGTTCATAGTCTGCTTCTTGACCAATGTGTTCCCCAGCAGAATCTATATCGGCGGCTCAAACAGGCTATTGATCTGACATTTTTGTACGAAACGGTCAAACCGTATTATGGTAAATGCGGCCAAAAGTCGATTGATCCCATTTCATTCGTTAAACTAATGCTGGTGGGGCATTTGGAAAACCTCACTTCGGATCGAGCGATCATTCGCTGTTGCCAACTCCGATTGGACATCCTGTATTTCTTAGACTACGAGTTGGGTGAGGCCTTACCCTGGCATAGTACCCTATCGCGCACTCGGCAGCGACTGCCCGAAAAAGTGTTCGAACGGTGTTTTGAGTATGTGTTGACACAGTGTATTGAACTTGGGCTGGTTGATGGGCATACTCAGGCCATTGATGCTGCTTTCGTGGAAGCCAATGCTTCCTTAGATAAGTTAGAAGCCAAACCCTTAGCTAAGTGGACACTGGAGAAAAATGAGCAGCCCCTGGTTGATGCTTCGGACCGGCTATCTTTTGATAAGACTAACCAGTACGTTAACCCTAAGAAAGTGACTCGCAATAATCGAGTCTATTACAGCCCAAACGATCCGCAGGCCTGCTTGGCCACTAAGCCCAACAAGGCCTTCCGGCTCTATTACCTGGCCAGTATGGCTGTTGATTGTTCTCATCATGTGATCACTCACATTCAAGCCGACTTCGCGGATGAGAAAGATTCACGCCATCTAATGACCATCGTTGATCGAACCAGCAGGCGGTTATCAAGTCTGGACTTATCATTACGCTGTGTACTGGCGGATGCCGGTTTCAGCTCAGGGGAAAATTATGCCGCTTTAGAGAAACGACATATTGAGGCTTATATCCCTTTGTTTGGTCGCTACAATCGGGTTCGTGATCCGTTCACCTATGAGCCCTGGCAAGATCAATATCGCTGTAGTTATGGGGCTGTTTTACGCAATCACGGGATTGAGATGGCAGGTGGGTATGGCAATTATCAGTATATAGCCAGTTTTAGTGCGTGTCAAAACTGTCCCATTAAAGAAAGTTGTTGCGGCAAACGGGATCGTAAATCCTTGAGTGTGACGATGTATTACCGGGAATATGAGCGAATGGTGGCTCGCCTGGCGAGTGCGAAGGGAAAGCAGTTGAAAAGGCGACGTAGTGCGGTGGTTGAGCCCGTTTTCGGGAGCTTGCTAAACTACTTTGGGATGCATCGGACTTCAAGCAAAGGCAAAACGGGTGCTCACAAGCGGATGGTAATGGCGGCAACGGCCTACAATCTCAAGAAGTGGCTGTTGGCCAAGCGTGGGCCTAAGGTAGTTACTCAGGTGTTGGCTTTGCACCCAGAGGACTCTTTTTTGACTTTATGGGACGAGTTACTTCAGCAGCCTATTTATTCCTAAAAGGGTTGTGCAACAGTCACGTCCATTATTTTTAGAACATGACCGTCGTGTATCGTCCTGAAAAATGTTGACCGTTGTCCGATCCTGAAAATAAGTTGTCAGTTTTTGGGTCAAAAATTATTCGTCAATCTTAATCCTGATATAGCATTGTCAAAGTAGATAAAAGCCATGGAATTAACCAAATTGGCCTTGGTCCCGGACAACCTTGGACCGTTTATAGACCTTCGGCTTCCAGTGCTTTTTCAGCGGGTGCTCGCTCTGATGAGCCATCACTGGAGTCAGGTATCCACAGCTCATGTGGGGACGCAGATGGTTGTAATTATAAATACTTTTATGAACCGCCTTCTCAGCCTCCTCAAAAGTAACAAACACTCGGTTCAGCCGGAAATCCGTCTTTAGAATTCCATTTACCCGTTCCGCGATGGCGTTTTCATAAGGGTCGCCTTGCTGCGTCATACTAATCAAAATATTCGCCCCTTTCAACTTGCGAACATAGTCAAAACTACAGTATTGGCTGCCTCGATCAGAATGATGGATCAGTTCTCCTTCCCTTTCCAAATGAGTTAATAAGGCCATATCCAAGGCCTTTAGACTTCCTTCCGCCGTTAAGAAAGGATGCAAGCAGTACCCCACAATCAGCTTTGAATAAGCATCGGTTATCAGCGATAAATAGCCGAATCCTAAGCCAATATATAGGTAGGTAATATCACTCACCCAGACCTGCCGGGGAGCTGTTATCACCCTATCAATAAGCAAGTTAGGGTATTTTTGTAAGCGATGATTGGAATCGGTGGTCTGGGGCGTCTGCCGACCTTGCCGGATAACCATAGCATGATTGTATAAGATTTTATGCAACTTATCACGGCCTAATTTGATGCCACTTTTAGCCAACGGTTCGGCCAGCAGAAGATGTAATTTTCGGGTTCCCAAACCAGGCACATCTCGCCTAAGCGCCGTCACTAGGTCCAATATTAACATCGATTGGCTCACCGATCGCTGGGCGCGTTGTTTTCGAGCGTGAAATGCTTGTCGGCTCACACCAAACAGTCGGCAAAGGCTTCCGACACTCACCTTTGCTATCTCGTTTTCACGAAGGTTTAGGACCGTTTGGTGCCAGACTTTTTTCTGATCGGTACGTTTAATTCTTTTTCAGCGGTCTCAATCATCGTGTTGAGCGCCAGGATCAACAGATTGGCTTGCTGTAGAGTCTGTTCCAACTCCTCATTTCGCTGTTTTAAAGCGGCCATGTCGCGTTTTTGTGCTTGCTTCATAGCAGGTAAAGTTAGTAGACCCGTCTTCATCTTCTGGCGATAGAGTTGGACCCAGCTGCGTATGCTATGGCCACTGTGAATCCCTAAATCAGCCATTACTTGGCTTACTTCTTCTCCACCAAAGAGGATACGAAATACGGCAGTCTCTCGGAGCTGCTCGCTGTATTGAAAGCGACTTAACAGGTCGCGAATGTGGTCTTCCATAGTTGTCGATTTTGGGTGAAAATCTGACAACCTATATCAGGATAAGACACCTCCTGTTTATTTTGAACGGTTGTCCTTTTCGTCCCTCGTTATCATCGGTTCGTCCTCAGCATAATGGTCGGCTGTTTTTCCAGGTTTCCTTTGTCGTATTTTAGCCTGGCCACGTAGGCTTTATGCTAATTCATTTGGTAATGGAAACGGATTATTTCTCTCTCCGCTTAACAACCCTAACGGCTGATTTAAGCCTGACTGCTGAGCAACTGGAGTCATCGCTTACCGCTGCACGAAAGTCCTTTGAAGATCAGCGCCGACAAGGAGCGGATGTACATCAAGCGCTGGAAATCGCGGAGGCTACCCTACAGGAAACGATTCAGCCCACCGTTCAGGCAGCCAGTCGCTTAAAAGATATATTAGCCAATGATTTTATCCAGGTACCAGCACTGGCCTATCCACCCCATTTCGGTCAGCTACTCCAGCAGTTGATGCCAGCGCTAGCCGGATCTCAAACCCGCCTAACGGATGCCTATCTGGTTGGTTTAGTACTGGATTATCAAACCAAGCACCTCCCCGACAATGGCATTTAACCACCGCGCGCACTTAACTGCCAATCTGGAAGCGCTACGCTTGGCGTTTCTCGTAGATCAGCAACGAAAAGCCGGTAAACAAGCCGAACTGACTCCCCAGCAACGGAACACCTTGACGGCATACAGTGGTTTTGGTGCCCTGAAAGCCGTCCTTCAATCCGTCGACGACGACAGGCTGTGGACCAGTTCGCTGGATATGCAACTTCGACCGGGGGTGCAGCAGCTCCATGAGTTAATCAAGGAGCAGGCAGGAAACCGGGCGGACGAATTTCTATCGGGCATCCGTAACAACGTTCTATCCGGCTTTTATACTCCTCCCCAATTGGTGGAATCTCTCGGCCGCGAACTGGCCCTCAGATTGGGCGATGAACCCATTCAATATCTGGACCCATCGGCCGGTACGGGTATTTTCCCGCAAGGGCTCGCTACAACTGGGCTATCCATTGGCTCAGCACAGCTTATTGAAAAAGACCCGGCAACGGCGTTGATTTTGCAAGCACTTTATCCGCAACATACAGTTGAAAATAAAGGATTTGAGGAAAGTGGCCGACGGCTTAATGACCGCTTCGATTTGGTGGCCAGTAACATCCCTTTCGGCAATGTGGCCATCTGGGATGAGGCACTGGCTAACAGCAAAGACAAACAGCGCCGTTCGGCCTGCGCCCGACTGCATACCTACTTCAGCGTAAAAAGCGTCGATTGTCTACGGGAAGGGGGCGTGGCCGCTCTGCTAACGACGGATGCCCTTCTAAATTCACCGGCAAATGAGCCGATTCGTCAGTACCTGATGACCACTTGTGACCTGGTATCGGCGGTACGTTTACCGCACAACCTGTTCACCGATTACGCCGGCACCAGCGTCGGTAGCGACTTAATCCTGCTTCAGAAACGAAACGGTAAAACGACGCTTACCGCTCAGGAAAAGCGATTTGTCAGATCTGTAACCGGGCCGGCTAGTATCATCACAAATGAGTTGTTTCTGAATGGAAATAACATTGTGAGCACCAGCCAAAAGTACGGAACGGATCAATATGGTAAAGCCGCCCTTCTATATACCCATGACGGCGGTATGGACGAAATCGCTTGGCAGGTTGGTCGGCTCGTTGGTCATGATATGACTCAACATTTCCGTCAGAAGCGTTTCGAACAGATGCGGAACGCGACGGACTTGGTGCAAACCATCCCTCAACGTACATCGCCTAATCGGGCAAAGGACCGTACCCCGATACAGGAAAAAACTGGCCCCTCCCCTGCTCCTTTATTCGTACAAGGGGAATTATTTGCGCAATCCGGTCCACAGGTGTTCACTCCGCCAGCTCCTCGCCCGCTAACGGTGGAACTGGAAGCCTTTCATCAAGCAGGGAGTCTAATCGACCAACAAGGAGAAGTAGGCCGACTATCCCCTGATGAGAAAATACTTCTGCCACTTCCAGGCCAGGTCGACCATCCGCGCTTGAGTGCAATGCTCCAAGTTAGGGATGCTTACGAACGACTTTATCGCCAGGAAACCCAAACTCAGCAGCCTCAGGCTGAATTGCGACTCGCTCTTAATACAGCTTATGGCTTGTTTATTACTCGCTACGGGCCAATCAACACAAGCGCTAATGCGGGTCT
Above is a window of Spirosoma sp. SC4-14 DNA encoding:
- a CDS encoding IS3 family transposase; protein product: MKRTDQKKVWHQTVLNLRENEIAKVSVGSLCRLFGVSRQAFHARKQRAQRSVSQSMLILDLVTALRRDVPGLGTRKLHLLLAEPLAKSGIKLGRDKLHKILYNHAMVIRQGRQTPQTTDSNHRLQKYPNLLIDRVITAPRQVWVSDITYLYIGLGFGYLSLITDAYSKLIVGYCLHPFLTAEGSLKALDMALLTHLEREGELIHHSDRGSQYCSFDYVRKLKGANILISMTQQGDPYENAIAERVNGILKTDFRLNRVFVTFEEAEKAVHKSIYNYNHLRPHMSCGYLTPVMAHQSEHPLKKHWKPKVYKRSKVVRDQGQFG
- a CDS encoding DUF262 domain-containing protein — encoded protein: MATLDNLSKNYSTLIQEIESGQIKIPQFQRNFVWEKRQSAQLLDSMLKGYPIGTFIFWRTDEELRAVRNVGNIPLPMQGKNEYVNYVLDGQQRITSFFAAIKGTQIVRDEKRLDDFSSIYVDLTAEADKEIVTIDLTDRNPSFCIKVNELMTGDFTLLLQRMTQMSPELHPKVNEYRNLLTGYQFNIILLKNASISVATEVFTRLNVGGKALSLFEIMVAKTYLAPDLAYPSTVGFDLAVQYEQLLAELRPAQYDTLAPATVLQAVSMLAVKGCTRKQILEIDKHKFIETWPRMVRSLKLSVDFLRDYGVTVSELLPYNALLVPLCYFFDRHPMRPDGEMLRRIEDYFWRCSLGTRYSSAVENKLLSDVEKIDKILVNEQPRYEWSVDISPDAITRDGWFSASRSYIKAILCLLAKQHPRSFKTNLEVRIDNAWLSKSTSKNYHHFFPKAFLHKNTPEFDAWRANHIANITIVDDYLNKNDIRTKAPAGYIADFSTANAYMNQTLETHLIGNQEEFGITDNDYERFFAARVQRISNCLNALLIQQTTDNQIQVEALEEDEEIETLED
- a CDS encoding transposase; amino-acid sequence: MEDHIRDLLSRFQYSEQLRETAVFRILFGGEEVSQVMADLGIHSGHSIRSWVQLYRQKMKTGLLTLPAMKQAQKRDMAALKQRNEELEQTLQQANLLILALNTMIETAEKELNVPIRKKSGTKRS
- a CDS encoding IS1182 family transposase, coding for MVGKKQTAPQQVHSLLLDQCVPQQNLYRRLKQAIDLTFLYETVKPYYGKCGQKSIDPISFVKLMLVGHLENLTSDRAIIRCCQLRLDILYFLDYELGEALPWHSTLSRTRQRLPEKVFERCFEYVLTQCIELGLVDGHTQAIDAAFVEANASLDKLEAKPLAKWTLEKNEQPLVDASDRLSFDKTNQYVNPKKVTRNNRVYYSPNDPQACLATKPNKAFRLYYLASMAVDCSHHVITHIQADFADEKDSRHLMTIVDRTSRRLSSLDLSLRCVLADAGFSSGENYAALEKRHIEAYIPLFGRYNRVRDPFTYEPWQDQYRCSYGAVLRNHGIEMAGGYGNYQYIASFSACQNCPIKESCCGKRDRKSLSVTMYYREYERMVARLASAKGKQLKRRRSAVVEPVFGSLLNYFGMHRTSSKGKTGAHKRMVMAATAYNLKKWLLAKRGPKVVTQVLALHPEDSFLTLWDELLQQPIYS